The proteins below are encoded in one region of Micromonospora sp. DSM 45708:
- a CDS encoding AMP-binding protein: MPARPAPAGTAPRFVARVGRTARSGAGARLSPASGRGPRSNPARPRSALPTTSPATGTGRAATEPAVRLRRRAGGAESPVTVLVERGPALTVAIPAVLKAGGCYVPVPPGFSSATLAGLVTRLQPPVILVDEPARGTILPHGAHLVTGGTVNDDPVPGTAAVAPAPPRLFRAVGLCALHEPG, translated from the coding sequence GTGCCGGCGAGGCCTGCTCCAGCGGGCACCGCTCCGCGGTTCGTCGCCCGCGTGGGCCGAACTGCCCGATCCGGGGCCGGGGCACGGCTGTCGCCCGCTTCCGGTCGTGGGCCGAGGAGCAACCCGGCGCGCCCGCGGTCTGCTTTGCCGACGACATCCCCAGCTACCGGAACTGGACGAGCGGCCACCGAACCCGCCGTTCGCCTGCGCCGCCGTGCGGGCGGCGCTGAGTCGCCGGTCACCGTCCTGGTGGAACGCGGGCCGGCGCTGACCGTGGCGATCCCCGCGGTCCTGAAGGCCGGCGGGTGCTACGTCCCGGTCCCGCCCGGCTTTTCGTCTGCCACGCTCGCCGGGCTGGTGACTCGGCTCCAACCGCCGGTGATCCTGGTGGATGAGCCGGCGCGCGGCACCATCCTCCCGCACGGCGCCCACCTCGTCACCGGCGGCACCGTGAACGACGATCCCGTGCCCGGCACGGCCGCCGTAGCGCCCGCCCCGCCACGGCTGTTTCGAGCGGTTGGCCTGTGTGCTCTTCACGAGCCGGGGTGA
- a CDS encoding thiamine pyrophosphate-binding protein — protein sequence MAASSVYQTLVDSGVDLITAVPDSLLAPLHRYAAERDDITYIQVCDEATAVGIAAGARLAGSRSLVLMENSGLRRACETLARFALSHRLHTVLLLARRGAFGEANWWGLPHEETMHPHLRMLSAATAEVGSVHALPDLLRQAYDTLDTGQRTVALIANPSFVEELRSR from the coding sequence ATGGCTGCGTCGAGCGTTTACCAGACGTTGGTCGACAGTGGGGTCGACCTGATCACTGCCGTCCCCGACTCGTTGCTGGCTCCCCTGCACCGGTACGCCGCCGAGCGCGACGACATCACGTACATCCAGGTTTGCGACGAGGCGACCGCGGTGGGCATCGCCGCCGGCGCCCGCCTCGCCGGCAGTCGAAGTCTGGTGCTGATGGAGAACTCCGGGTTGCGGCGGGCCTGCGAGACCCTGGCCCGATTCGCTCTCAGCCACCGTCTGCACACGGTGCTGCTGCTGGCCCGACGCGGCGCTTTCGGGGAGGCCAACTGGTGGGGCCTCCCGCACGAGGAGACCATGCACCCACATCTGCGGATGCTATCAGCAGCAACAGCGGAGGTCGGCTCGGTTCACGCGTTGCCCGATCTGCTCAGGCAGGCATACGACACACTCGACACCGGCCAACGCACCGTCGCGCTGATCGCCAACCCGTCGTTCGTCGAAGAACTGCGGAGCCGGTAG
- the folE gene encoding GTP cyclohydrolase I, translating into MTIAEWLEQNITTDKRALDWYTGPECEPRIVRAYKELLGGYDIDTSKVLKTTCLVEDEHTGVVDIHDINYFSICAHHFLPFFGKVDITYVPGQRILGLGKFPRLVQAFSKRFQIQEYLVKDIAMEIMNSGGARAVRVSSTGRHMCMCSRGPSDQTAITDTSFVAGDTALLTEFGAPRSVVRRG; encoded by the coding sequence GTGACCATCGCCGAATGGCTCGAGCAGAACATCACCACGGACAAGCGGGCGCTCGACTGGTACACCGGGCCCGAGTGCGAGCCGCGCATCGTCCGTGCCTACAAGGAACTGCTCGGCGGCTACGACATCGACACCTCGAAGGTCCTCAAGACGACCTGTCTGGTCGAGGACGAGCACACCGGCGTCGTCGACATCCACGACATCAACTACTTCTCGATCTGCGCGCACCACTTCCTGCCCTTCTTCGGCAAGGTGGACATCACCTACGTTCCCGGCCAACGGATCCTCGGTCTGGGCAAATTCCCCCGGCTGGTGCAGGCGTTCAGCAAGCGGTTCCAGATCCAGGAGTACCTGGTCAAGGACATCGCCATGGAGATCATGAACAGCGGTGGCGCGCGGGCTGTTCGGGTCTCCTCGACGGGTCGGCACATGTGCATGTGCAGTCGCGGCCCATCGGACCAGACGGCGATCACCGACACCTCGTTCGTCGCCGGCGACACCGCCCTGCTGACCGAGTTCGGTGCGCCGCGGTCGGTCGTCCGGCGCGGTTGA
- a CDS encoding LLM class flavin-dependent oxidoreductase, with product MPESRLNRPLKYAVSVPPHGDYGDPRFLATLAKEAEDAGWDGFFLWDHLAFMRGFDGPIVDPWISLAAIAASTTRIRLGPMVTPLARRRPWKVARETVTLDHLSQGRLILGVGLGYPADSEFEDFGEDGDERVRAEKLDEALDVIEGLWSGKPFSYAGRHFQVRDCTFLPRPVQEPRIPIWVGGYWPNRPPFRRAARWDGVLPGRLSLERRRAWTPTMIPVDQYREMASFVSDRRTSDAHFDFAIGGYSDGDGGPADRDRVKTYADAGLTWWVENLHGFRGDLSQMRGRIALGPPRL from the coding sequence ATGCCGGAAAGCCGATTGAACCGTCCGCTGAAGTACGCGGTTTCTGTTCCTCCGCACGGTGACTACGGTGATCCGCGATTCCTGGCAACACTCGCCAAAGAAGCCGAGGACGCCGGCTGGGACGGCTTTTTCCTGTGGGACCATCTCGCTTTCATGCGCGGTTTCGACGGCCCTATCGTGGATCCCTGGATCAGCCTCGCCGCGATTGCCGCGTCGACCACCCGCATACGGCTCGGGCCCATGGTGACACCTCTGGCGCGACGACGGCCGTGGAAGGTCGCCCGGGAGACCGTCACCCTCGACCACCTGTCGCAGGGACGACTCATCCTCGGTGTCGGGCTCGGTTATCCGGCCGATTCGGAGTTCGAGGACTTTGGCGAGGACGGGGACGAACGCGTTCGCGCCGAGAAACTCGACGAGGCTTTGGACGTCATCGAGGGGTTGTGGTCGGGGAAACCGTTCAGCTACGCGGGTCGCCACTTCCAGGTCCGGGACTGCACCTTCCTGCCCCGGCCCGTGCAGGAGCCCCGCATCCCCATCTGGGTGGGCGGCTACTGGCCGAACCGCCCGCCGTTCCGTCGGGCCGCCCGGTGGGACGGCGTGCTGCCCGGCCGGCTCTCTCTCGAACGCCGGCGCGCCTGGACCCCCACCATGATCCCCGTCGACCAGTACCGAGAAATGGCCTCCTTCGTCTCCGATCGGCGAACGAGCGACGCGCATTTCGACTTCGCCATCGGCGGGTACAGCGACGGCGACGGTGGGCCCGCCGACCGCGACCGGGTGAAGACGTACGCAGACGCCGGCCTGACCTGGTGGGTCGAGAACCTGCACGGTTTCCGTGGCGACCTGTCGCAGATGCGCGGCCGGATCGCCCTTGGGCCTCCCCGGCTCTGA
- a CDS encoding Trm112 family protein: MNVDQELLEILCCPADRGDLSYSAESEELRCDRCGLGFPVRDGIPALLLE; encoded by the coding sequence GTGAACGTCGATCAGGAGCTTCTCGAAATCCTGTGCTGTCCGGCGGACCGCGGTGACCTCAGCTACTCAGCGGAGAGCGAGGAACTGCGCTGCGACCGCTGTGGGCTGGGCTTCCCGGTCCGTGATGGCATCCCGGCGCTGCTCCTGGAGTGA
- a CDS encoding cupin domain-containing protein, with the protein MQSDIVQVGTKLVYQDDRVRIWTLDLAPGQETDIHQHPCDYVYVVLSPGQTETVCTDGTVLPGDDKVGDAVYHEAGLPHLLRNVGATPYANVIVELVSTGR; encoded by the coding sequence ATGCAGTCGGACATCGTTCAGGTGGGCACCAAACTGGTGTACCAGGACGACCGGGTCCGGATCTGGACGCTGGATCTCGCCCCCGGGCAGGAAACCGACATCCATCAGCACCCCTGCGACTACGTGTACGTCGTGCTGAGCCCCGGCCAGACGGAGACGGTGTGCACCGACGGCACGGTCCTGCCGGGCGACGACAAGGTCGGCGACGCCGTCTACCACGAGGCCGGGCTACCTCACCTGCTCCGCAACGTGGGTGCCACACCGTATGCGAACGTCATCGTCGAGCTCGTCTCCACCGGGCGGTGA
- a CDS encoding NUDIX hydrolase: MTHEIDKIAWIHLADGRVLSTRSHGRERYYLPGGKREAGESDLDTLVREAKEELTIDIDPLTATFLGEFRAQADAHPEGVVVRMRCYESAYQGRIEASAEIAEVAWLTYADRHLTSPVDQIIFDHLREQGRL; the protein is encoded by the coding sequence ATGACGCACGAGATTGACAAGATCGCCTGGATCCACCTCGCCGACGGACGGGTGCTCTCCACCAGGTCACACGGCCGCGAACGCTACTACCTCCCCGGCGGCAAGCGGGAGGCCGGCGAAAGCGATCTCGACACGCTGGTACGCGAAGCAAAGGAGGAACTCACGATCGACATCGACCCCCTCACCGCCACCTTCCTCGGCGAGTTCCGCGCTCAGGCCGACGCGCACCCGGAAGGAGTCGTGGTGCGCATGCGCTGCTACGAGTCCGCCTACCAGGGCCGCATCGAGGCGTCGGCGGAGATCGCCGAGGTGGCGTGGCTGACCTACGCGGACCGGCACCTGACCTCACCTGTCGATCAGATCATCTTCGACCACCTGCGCGAACAGGGACGCCTTTAG
- a CDS encoding carbohydrate kinase family protein yields MTTDVVALLEAPLAFGSDTPGTVRTLPGGQGANTAAWMAWLGRRVTLVGVVGTDEAGQARVRELTAAGVRCAVRRCPGAPTGMVLVLSHTHDRTMVSQRGANLHLDGHDITEALTAATDARHLHLSAYPLLDAPSRTGGLRALAEARRRGMTISVDAASAEPLRQAGPDRFLKWVADVDILLANADEATVLTGKADPREAARHLARFVRNPVVKLGRDGALWCEGGNVVHSVEAPTAAVADSTGAGDAFAAGLVAAWVDGSAPAAALRRGCELGSLCVTLVGGRPGPAPRRAGSAPETLAQQQG; encoded by the coding sequence GTGACCACCGATGTCGTCGCCCTGTTGGAGGCTCCGCTGGCTTTCGGCTCGGACACACCAGGCACGGTGCGGACGCTGCCCGGCGGGCAGGGCGCCAACACCGCCGCCTGGATGGCCTGGCTCGGCCGCCGGGTCACCCTCGTCGGCGTCGTCGGCACCGACGAGGCAGGTCAGGCGCGGGTACGTGAGCTCACCGCGGCGGGGGTGCGGTGCGCCGTGCGCCGCTGCCCCGGCGCCCCCACCGGAATGGTGCTGGTGCTGTCCCACACCCACGACCGGACGATGGTGTCCCAGCGTGGTGCCAACCTTCACCTGGATGGCCACGACATCACCGAGGCCCTCACCGCGGCCACCGACGCGCGCCACCTTCACCTGTCCGCATACCCGCTCCTTGACGCGCCGTCGCGGACGGGCGGGCTGAGGGCGCTCGCCGAGGCCCGCCGACGGGGTATGACGATCAGCGTGGACGCCGCCTCCGCTGAACCACTGCGCCAGGCCGGGCCGGACCGCTTCCTCAAATGGGTGGCCGACGTCGACATTCTGCTCGCCAACGCCGACGAGGCGACGGTCCTCACCGGCAAGGCGGATCCCCGCGAGGCAGCGCGGCACCTGGCCCGTTTCGTCCGCAATCCGGTGGTGAAGCTGGGCAGGGACGGCGCGCTCTGGTGCGAGGGCGGCAACGTGGTGCACAGCGTCGAAGCCCCGACGGCCGCGGTTGCGGACAGCACCGGAGCCGGCGACGCCTTCGCGGCCGGCCTCGTCGCCGCGTGGGTCGATGGATCGGCGCCGGCGGCGGCCCTGCGCCGAGGCTGTGAACTTGGCTCCCTGTGCGTCACCCTGGTGGGCGGCCGGCCGGGCCCCGCCCCTCGGCGAGCCGGAAGTGCGCCAGAGACGCTTGCCCAGCAGCAGGGTTGA
- a CDS encoding class I SAM-dependent methyltransferase, which yields MTTAILRGAVPPDLHEWSFQLSRDLWEREYVSHSISSSTNNRPSHGADFLRRQLPRITRVAGPPRLLDLGCGGGRNATVLAETGLAFFGMDFAHRPLRAARSRPGVGPSRLVQASMKALLPFRDGTFSLVTAFTSLENVIEDERLEGLAREVRRVLCPRGLFFAYFLTPEDGYYLPLINRDGAGRNLTYDPVTDLRQRVYQVEELATLIEPSFLLLESETFSFPDVRSGAVHQRRLAGAIWQRRTGAGEPV from the coding sequence GTGACCACGGCGATTCTGCGCGGCGCGGTCCCGCCTGACCTTCACGAATGGAGTTTCCAATTGAGCCGCGATCTCTGGGAACGCGAGTATGTCAGCCATTCCATCTCGTCGTCGACTAACAACAGGCCGTCGCATGGTGCCGACTTCCTCCGCCGGCAACTGCCGAGGATCACGCGAGTAGCCGGTCCTCCGCGCCTGCTCGACCTGGGTTGCGGCGGCGGCCGGAACGCCACCGTACTCGCCGAGACCGGGCTTGCCTTCTTCGGTATGGATTTCGCCCACCGGCCGTTGCGGGCGGCCCGTTCCCGTCCGGGTGTGGGGCCCTCGCGGCTGGTGCAGGCGTCGATGAAGGCGCTGCTGCCATTCCGGGACGGCACGTTCAGCCTCGTGACTGCCTTCACCAGCCTCGAGAATGTGATCGAGGACGAGCGACTCGAAGGGCTCGCGCGGGAGGTGCGTCGTGTCCTGTGTCCTCGCGGTTTGTTCTTCGCGTACTTCCTCACCCCTGAGGATGGCTACTACCTGCCGCTGATCAACCGGGACGGCGCGGGGCGGAACCTTACCTACGATCCGGTCACCGACTTGCGCCAACGGGTGTACCAGGTCGAGGAGCTCGCGACGCTGATCGAGCCGTCCTTCTTGCTGCTGGAGTCCGAGACGTTCTCCTTCCCGGACGTCCGCTCGGGAGCCGTGCACCAGCGACGGTTGGCCGGCGCGATCTGGCAGCGCCGAACCGGGGCCGGAGAGCCGGTATGA
- a CDS encoding HAD family hydrolase → MIRAVIVDVDDTLCLTQAASFALENEVLAEMGRPPMQREVHLSTWGEPLLDAMPRRSPGLDLAQFSALYQSALEGYLADGRLDLIPPENLRALDEFVMAGRSVFLLTSRTEDEVRHMLEPDHVLAERVSGIYHAGNTRFRKPDPRAFDELLAATVIPPDQCVYVGDSPGDALAAGGAGMHFVGCLQSGVRRPADFDSRYVDAFIDAFPDIVDAVKQLDQHPLPTSAG, encoded by the coding sequence GTGATTCGCGCTGTGATTGTGGACGTCGACGACACCCTGTGCCTCACTCAGGCCGCCTCGTTCGCATTGGAGAATGAAGTCCTGGCGGAGATGGGCCGGCCCCCCATGCAACGGGAGGTGCATCTGTCCACCTGGGGCGAGCCGCTCCTGGACGCCATGCCCCGACGCTCACCCGGTTTGGACCTGGCCCAGTTCTCGGCGCTCTATCAGAGCGCGCTGGAGGGGTACCTCGCCGACGGTCGTCTGGATCTGATTCCCCCGGAGAACCTGCGTGCGTTGGACGAATTCGTGATGGCCGGCCGGTCGGTCTTCCTGTTGACGTCGCGGACCGAGGACGAGGTTCGGCACATGCTGGAGCCGGATCATGTCCTGGCCGAGCGGGTCAGTGGCATCTACCACGCCGGCAACACGCGTTTTCGCAAGCCGGATCCGCGCGCCTTCGACGAACTGCTGGCAGCGACCGTCATTCCACCGGACCAGTGCGTTTACGTCGGGGATTCACCGGGTGACGCACTAGCCGCCGGCGGCGCCGGCATGCACTTCGTCGGCTGCCTGCAGAGCGGGGTACGGAGACCGGCGGACTTCGATTCCCGCTACGTCGATGCCTTCATTGACGCTTTTCCCGACATCGTCGACGCGGTCAAGCAGCTCGACCAGCATCCACTGCCGACGTCTGCTGGCTAG
- a CDS encoding type I phosphoribosyltransferase, producing the protein MRLIATGDATALYEHPHPGPARVLLCSTAPSRRLLTDPVVTGSAYRHLVRSAVAEALMILRTDTAGGEVLSTDRMSVVTILRGGLSFGVEEAVSTACGAEADVSFVGTERSTTAPLKVVYERWELGADPVLAGDIMASGGTMTAVLSRLLAATTARRRRPGAIVLVLIGSAAGVDAVQRCVAAVDPSERPQVTLVLLEALFALPTPDTVPFPRFSFDLLRSAAGSTPEYEAARLASVGSLFERCVIYDGGVRAFTPSAHVNDRSSWWSTVVDRGVPLAALGKHAAGLSSYALPPPRWRRHLPWASQSGVDLDLIHDLGSRALRYAESTATADYVHERLTKGLHDNDARD; encoded by the coding sequence ATGAGACTCATCGCCACCGGCGACGCCACGGCTCTTTACGAGCACCCGCACCCAGGCCCTGCCCGCGTACTGCTCTGCTCGACCGCGCCGTCCCGACGCCTGCTGACGGACCCGGTGGTCACCGGCAGCGCGTACCGGCACCTGGTGCGTAGCGCGGTGGCGGAGGCCCTCATGATTCTCCGCACCGACACGGCCGGCGGCGAGGTGTTGTCCACCGACCGGATGTCGGTGGTCACCATTCTCCGCGGCGGCCTCAGCTTCGGCGTCGAGGAGGCGGTCAGCACCGCGTGCGGCGCCGAGGCCGACGTCAGCTTCGTCGGTACCGAACGGTCCACGACCGCGCCGCTCAAGGTCGTGTACGAGCGCTGGGAACTCGGCGCCGACCCGGTCCTCGCCGGTGACATCATGGCCAGCGGCGGAACCATGACCGCGGTGCTGTCGCGCCTCCTGGCGGCCACGACCGCTCGACGGCGTCGCCCCGGGGCGATCGTGCTGGTGTTGATCGGCTCGGCCGCGGGCGTCGACGCGGTCCAGCGCTGTGTCGCCGCCGTGGATCCATCCGAGAGGCCGCAGGTCACCCTCGTCCTCTTGGAGGCCCTGTTCGCGTTGCCGACACCCGACACAGTGCCCTTTCCGCGGTTCTCCTTCGACCTGCTCCGGTCGGCGGCCGGCTCGACGCCGGAGTACGAGGCAGCCCGCCTGGCCTCGGTCGGAAGCCTCTTCGAACGATGCGTCATCTACGACGGCGGCGTACGGGCCTTCACTCCGTCCGCCCATGTCAACGATCGCTCCTCCTGGTGGTCGACCGTTGTGGACCGAGGCGTACCGCTGGCGGCCCTCGGTAAGCACGCCGCAGGACTGTCCTCCTACGCGCTTCCACCACCCCGATGGCGTCGACACCTACCCTGGGCGTCGCAATCCGGCGTTGACCTGGACCTCATCCACGACCTTGGCAGCCGCGCACTGCGCTATGCCGAGAGCACAGCCACCGCCGACTACGTGCACGAACGGCTCACCAAAGGACTCCACGACAATGACGCACGAGATTGA
- a CDS encoding adenosylcobalamin-dependent ribonucleoside-diphosphate reductase, which produces MPVETSKLFESVLHDLLSTRTPQAAFAQNAQLLLQERYLARDAVGQVVETPEAMLQRVARALARAEQPDAAGPWATAFYEVMARLEFHPGSRTLANAGTHRPQMANCFVFPIEDSQESVLRTFSESSIVKSYGGGCGFNYSNVRPRGDDVRGSSGLAVGPVALLKLFDDATKLFRQRGRYESGNMAILDVDHPDVLEFVAAKRQDGWLSMTNISLGVSDAFMRAVEADTDWTLVNRRIDAAVRTLPARELFAAACDLACDTGDPGLIFLDAMNRNNPMRHSMGDIAATNPCGEIGLYPYEACNLGYVNLPRLLLPADRRDAVHLFDLDRLRTIMAAGVRMIDNAISESWFPVAEIREAVRGNRRIGIGVTGWAESLALAGIPYDSDEALAAATMLARSMREFAYDASVALARERGPFPNVHRSVWKDADEPPRNVALLAMPPSGNNAVIFDTSFSIEPFFAMSYTQRVFGGREIRSVNRLLLRELAEHGVQEADLLQEIAGNGGGVQGLSLVPERIQRVYKTAHDISPEWHVRMQAAFQEHVDNAVTKTVNLPRTATPGQVAELYQQAWRLGCKGITVYRDTSRADQAIEATRPAETAATPQVSCDPTDGTCAVCE; this is translated from the coding sequence ATGCCCGTCGAGACGTCCAAGCTCTTCGAATCAGTCCTGCACGACCTTCTCTCCACCCGGACCCCACAGGCCGCGTTCGCGCAGAACGCCCAGCTGCTGTTGCAGGAGCGGTACCTGGCGCGGGATGCCGTCGGCCAGGTAGTGGAAACCCCGGAAGCGATGCTGCAGCGGGTGGCCCGGGCTCTCGCCCGGGCCGAACAGCCGGACGCCGCCGGGCCGTGGGCGACAGCGTTCTACGAGGTGATGGCCCGCCTGGAGTTCCACCCGGGCAGTCGCACCCTCGCCAACGCCGGCACGCACCGGCCCCAGATGGCCAACTGTTTCGTCTTCCCCATCGAAGACTCTCAGGAAAGCGTGTTGCGGACCTTTTCCGAGTCGTCGATCGTCAAGAGTTATGGCGGCGGGTGCGGCTTCAACTACTCGAATGTCCGACCCCGCGGCGACGACGTTCGCGGCAGTTCCGGGCTCGCCGTCGGCCCGGTGGCACTGCTCAAGCTCTTCGACGACGCGACAAAACTGTTCCGGCAGCGCGGCCGGTACGAAAGCGGCAACATGGCCATCCTCGACGTCGACCACCCTGATGTGCTGGAGTTCGTTGCGGCCAAGCGGCAGGACGGCTGGCTGAGCATGACGAACATTTCACTCGGAGTGAGCGACGCCTTCATGCGGGCGGTCGAGGCGGACACCGACTGGACGTTGGTCAACCGCCGCATCGACGCAGCGGTCCGGACCCTGCCCGCGCGGGAGCTCTTCGCCGCGGCCTGCGACCTGGCCTGCGACACGGGTGACCCCGGGCTGATCTTCCTGGACGCGATGAACCGGAACAACCCGATGCGCCACTCCATGGGCGACATTGCCGCCACCAACCCCTGTGGTGAGATCGGGCTCTATCCCTACGAGGCCTGCAACCTCGGTTATGTGAACCTTCCCCGACTGCTCCTTCCGGCGGACCGCCGAGACGCCGTCCACCTGTTCGACCTCGACCGGCTACGTACGATCATGGCAGCCGGCGTGCGGATGATCGACAACGCCATCTCCGAGTCATGGTTCCCGGTGGCGGAAATCCGGGAGGCGGTGCGCGGCAACCGACGTATCGGCATCGGGGTCACCGGCTGGGCAGAGAGCCTGGCGCTGGCCGGCATCCCGTACGACTCGGACGAAGCACTCGCGGCCGCGACAATGCTGGCCCGGTCCATGCGCGAGTTCGCCTATGACGCCTCGGTCGCGCTGGCGAGAGAGCGGGGCCCCTTCCCCAACGTCCACCGTTCGGTATGGAAGGACGCCGACGAGCCGCCACGCAATGTGGCCCTACTCGCCATGCCGCCGAGCGGCAACAACGCTGTCATCTTCGACACGAGTTTCAGCATTGAGCCGTTCTTCGCGATGTCCTACACCCAGCGGGTGTTCGGCGGCCGGGAGATTCGCTCCGTCAACCGGCTACTGCTGCGGGAACTCGCCGAGCACGGCGTGCAGGAGGCGGACCTCCTCCAGGAAATCGCCGGCAACGGTGGCGGCGTGCAGGGACTGTCTCTGGTACCGGAGCGGATCCAGCGCGTCTACAAGACCGCACACGACATCAGCCCCGAATGGCACGTCCGCATGCAGGCAGCCTTTCAGGAACACGTGGACAACGCCGTCACCAAGACGGTCAACCTCCCGCGTACCGCAACACCTGGGCAGGTGGCCGAGCTGTACCAGCAGGCGTGGCGGTTGGGTTGCAAGGGAATCACCGTGTACCGGGACACGTCCCGGGCCGACCAAGCGATCGAGGCGACCCGGCCGGCGGAGACCGCCGCGACCCCGCAAGTGAGCTGCGACCCGACGGACGGCACATGCGCTGTCTGTGAGTGA
- a CDS encoding Maf family protein, with translation MTKIVLGSGSPSRLDLLRRAGLDPVVQTSGVDETPRPGETPRQLTERLAHAKATAVAATVDDALVIGCDSVLEFDGVTYGKPHEPDVALDMWRRISGQAAVFHTGHCVVDTRTGHTAAEVCSTDVRFGEVTDDEMAAYVATSEPLRVAGAFKINGRGGWFVDHVAGHPSNLEGLSLPVLRRLLRQLDVHTVQLWM, from the coding sequence ATGACGAAAATTGTGCTCGGTTCCGGTTCTCCGTCGCGGCTCGACCTGCTGCGCCGCGCAGGCCTTGATCCGGTCGTCCAAACCAGCGGTGTGGACGAGACACCCCGACCGGGCGAGACACCCCGGCAGCTGACCGAGCGGCTGGCCCACGCGAAGGCCACAGCAGTCGCTGCCACCGTTGACGACGCGCTCGTCATCGGTTGTGACTCGGTGCTGGAGTTCGACGGCGTGACGTACGGCAAGCCACACGAGCCGGACGTGGCGCTCGACATGTGGCGGCGTATCTCGGGCCAGGCGGCCGTCTTTCACACGGGGCACTGCGTTGTCGACACCCGCACGGGGCACACCGCCGCCGAGGTGTGCTCCACTGACGTCCGCTTCGGGGAGGTCACTGACGACGAGATGGCTGCCTACGTCGCCACCTCGGAGCCGCTGCGAGTGGCTGGCGCCTTCAAGATCAATGGACGGGGCGGGTGGTTCGTGGACCACGTCGCGGGCCATCCGTCGAACTTGGAAGGATTGTCACTGCCCGTCCTGCGACGCCTCCTGCGCCAACTGGACGTCCACACCGTCCAGCTTTGGATGTGA
- a CDS encoding thiamine pyrophosphate-dependent enzyme: MRTSEFIAALLDRLPPDSLLVSALGRTSEELYRLAAHRTLVTDTMGDVAALSTGLAIGARPLPVAGVDTDGSFLMNLSVLTALGARLPGLDNHTLVIVDNARYESAGGMPSRLVQLDWHKLFGAVGLTVASVHAPSDLPERLPTPGVVVVGHVTNDDPAPSATKPVDGVESAYLIEKYIAHRRGVAYRRPAVKT; the protein is encoded by the coding sequence GTGCGGACGTCCGAATTCATCGCCGCCCTGCTCGACCGGCTGCCGCCGGACAGCCTGCTCGTCTCCGCACTCGGCCGCACCAGCGAGGAGTTGTACCGGCTCGCGGCACATCGCACGCTGGTCACGGACACCATGGGCGATGTCGCCGCGCTCTCGACCGGTCTGGCGATCGGCGCTCGGCCGCTGCCCGTTGCGGGAGTCGACACCGACGGCAGCTTCCTGATGAACCTCTCGGTGCTGACCGCGCTGGGTGCGCGACTACCCGGCCTCGACAACCACACGCTGGTGATTGTCGACAACGCGCGCTACGAGTCGGCCGGTGGTATGCCGAGCCGCCTCGTCCAGCTCGACTGGCACAAGCTCTTCGGCGCGGTGGGTCTCACGGTGGCGAGCGTCCACGCGCCGAGCGACCTACCCGAGCGGCTACCGACACCCGGCGTTGTCGTCGTGGGTCACGTCACCAATGACGACCCGGCCCCGTCCGCGACCAAGCCGGTCGACGGCGTGGAGTCCGCGTACCTGATCGAGAAGTACATCGCTCACCGGCGCGGGGTGGCCTACCGGCGGCCGGCGGTCAAGACATGA